One window of the Arthrobacter sp. D5-1 genome contains the following:
- a CDS encoding urea amidolyase associated protein UAAP1, with amino-acid sequence MTQTLETHTSENGTATTAGAKLHARAQHGRTAETMIHVPPATAPTRLIEGLPAEAKDSLTWAETLSFGRYTHLELVRGTRIRITDLDGDACIHAVLIRSGAQHERINVADTVKVPWQAYMTTGHPLLSDAGRLMATVVADSSGQHDALTGTTHLAGNTAKYGAGSAHSLSPAGRELLTLGGMKHGISQKELPPSVSFFKGVTVERDGSITFAGSAGAGAAVELLLHMDAVLVLANTAHPLDPRPEFTGSAVDIVAWQAPQDLEALKSGTLNVDLGPEGRLALHNTELDYNARTSA; translated from the coding sequence ATGACCCAGACTCTTGAAACACACACCTCTGAAAACGGCACAGCCACAACTGCCGGCGCCAAACTGCACGCACGGGCCCAGCACGGGCGCACGGCCGAGACCATGATCCATGTCCCGCCGGCTACGGCCCCGACACGTTTGATCGAGGGCCTCCCGGCGGAGGCAAAGGACTCCCTGACGTGGGCGGAGACACTTTCCTTCGGCCGCTACACCCATCTGGAACTGGTCCGCGGGACGCGCATCAGGATCACAGACCTCGACGGCGATGCCTGCATTCACGCTGTCCTCATCCGGAGTGGTGCCCAGCACGAACGGATTAACGTCGCGGATACGGTCAAAGTCCCCTGGCAGGCCTACATGACCACAGGCCACCCGCTTCTCTCCGACGCCGGCCGTCTCATGGCCACCGTAGTGGCCGATTCCTCAGGTCAGCATGATGCCCTCACCGGCACCACCCACCTGGCCGGAAACACCGCCAAGTACGGTGCCGGATCAGCTCACAGCCTGTCACCGGCCGGCCGTGAATTGCTGACCCTGGGCGGCATGAAGCATGGCATCAGCCAGAAAGAACTCCCTCCGTCGGTGTCGTTCTTCAAGGGCGTCACCGTGGAGCGGGACGGCAGCATCACGTTCGCCGGCAGCGCCGGTGCCGGAGCCGCCGTCGAACTTCTCCTCCACATGGACGCAGTGCTGGTACTGGCCAATACCGCCCACCCGCTGGACCCGCGTCCGGAATTCACGGGAAGCGCCGTGGACATCGTGGCCTGGCAGGCTCCGCAGGACCTTGAAGCCCTCAAAAGCGGAACCCTCAACGTAGACCTGGGCCCAGAGGGACGTCTGGCCCTCCACAACACCGAACTCGACTACAACGCAAGGACCTCCGCATGA
- a CDS encoding urea amidolyase associated protein UAAP2: protein MNAIAEMSPALVAGRVVVDELVEARGPWSAVIAAGDVLTIVDLDGNQAVDCILYAAQNTSTRYSAAVTIASQGSIFLTTGSVLRADSGQELMTVVADEVGLHDTIGGACSQESNTLRYGQHTHEQHACVENFLIEGAKWDLGKKDLVSNINWFMNVPVDPDGALGIVDGLSAPGKRVALRAEVDTLVLVSNCPQINNPCNGFNPTPVRMIVTRPEDRS, encoded by the coding sequence ATGAACGCCATCGCAGAAATGAGCCCCGCACTGGTCGCTGGCCGGGTCGTAGTGGACGAGCTGGTGGAAGCCCGTGGTCCGTGGTCCGCCGTGATTGCTGCCGGCGACGTGCTCACCATTGTGGACCTCGACGGCAACCAAGCCGTTGACTGCATTCTCTACGCGGCCCAGAACACGAGTACGCGTTACTCCGCCGCCGTGACCATCGCGAGCCAGGGCTCGATCTTCCTCACCACTGGCTCAGTTCTCCGCGCCGACAGCGGCCAGGAACTCATGACGGTGGTGGCGGACGAGGTTGGCCTCCACGACACCATCGGCGGCGCCTGCTCCCAGGAATCCAACACACTCCGCTACGGCCAACACACCCATGAACAGCATGCGTGCGTGGAGAACTTCCTCATTGAAGGTGCCAAGTGGGACCTCGGCAAGAAGGACCTCGTGTCCAACATCAACTGGTTCATGAACGTGCCGGTGGATCCCGACGGCGCCCTGGGCATCGTGGACGGGCTGTCCGCACCCGGAAAGCGTGTGGCCCTCCGCGCCGAGGTGGACACACTGGTGCTGGTGTCCAACTGCCCCCAAATCAATAACCCCTGCAACGGCTTCAACCCCACGCCGGTGCGCATGATCGTCACACGTCCGGAGGACCGCTCATGA
- the uca gene encoding urea carboxylase: MNHFDTLLIANRGEIACRIIESARKAGLRTVAVFSEADRGAKHVKLADEAVLLGPAPAKESYLKVDAILKAAAATGAGAIHPGYGFLSEDAAFAEAVEAAGLVFVGPTPEQLRIFGTKHTARDAAQRAGVPMIAGSGLLEDLDEAVAAAEIIGYPLMLKATGGGGGIGMAVCRDEAELRDNYSRVARLASSSFGTAGVFAERYIEHARHVEVQVFGDGAGRVVSLGDRDCSLQRRHQKVLEEAPAPDLPEALREELHRSSRALCASVGYRSAGTVEFVYDPVRQEASFLEVNARLQVEHPVTEAITGVDLVEWMLNLARNEPVLDGVPDSVPVAGHAVEARIYAEDPARNFQPSAGTVTNAQYPASDVVRIDAWVETGSEVSTSYDPLLGKVITSGSTRDAAFDALAAALAETRIDGIETNLGMLRAVAGMDVVRAAQHSTGTLNTVGDPEPRITVERPGLQTSVQDWPGRTGLWQIGVPPSGPMDDLSFRLGNTALGNPEGASGLEFTMAGPALRFTHATTVCVTGADVTVTVDGKPAAAWEPITVPENGLLDVGSADGSGLRGYILFEGGLDVPRYLGSASTFTLGQFGGHGGRVLRAGDVLRTVTGHLPETVPGPVPVESRPALTTEWELKVVEGPHGAPEFFQREDIEELYAAEYEVHFNSARTGVRLIGPKPRWARNDGGEAGLHPSNIHDTAYSVGALDFTGDTPILLGPDGPSLGGFVCPVTVVTGERWKLGQLRPGDKVRFVPIRSAEAPSINELGAARQLILPGSSGFTMGTGSASGAASGMASGTAELLRGDGDDGVLGRVPEGDGRPAVTYRRSGDDNLLVEYGDMVLDLGLRARVHALHQELERLAVRGIVDLTPGIRSLQIKADPSVLPTSKLLGLVQEIEAALPASSELVVPSRSVRLPLSWDDPATREAIERYMAGVRDDAPWCPWNIEFIRRINGLDSVNDVFDTVFNAEYLVLGLGDVYLGAPVATPLDPRHRLVTTKYNPARTWTPENAVGIGGAYMCIYGMEGPGGYQFVGRTTQVWSRYADSAPFEPGSPWLLRFFDRISWYPVSPEELLDLRADMAAGRGRGVEIQDGTFSLAEHEEFLERNSVSIAEFRETQSAAFAVERQAWEDAGEFDRAEQAVSLAPPADDVVVPDGGTLVTSPFAASVWKVDVEPGDLVVAGQSLVSLEAMKMETVIQAPVDGLVQQVLPAAGAQVVAGEALVVLEPVDVREPALVLEGSAS, from the coding sequence ATGAACCACTTCGACACCCTGCTCATTGCCAACCGTGGCGAGATCGCCTGCCGGATCATCGAATCCGCCCGCAAGGCCGGGCTGCGCACGGTGGCCGTCTTCTCCGAAGCTGACCGAGGTGCCAAGCATGTGAAGCTCGCTGACGAGGCTGTCCTGCTGGGACCTGCACCCGCCAAGGAGTCGTATCTCAAGGTTGACGCCATCCTCAAGGCGGCGGCTGCCACCGGGGCCGGCGCCATTCATCCCGGCTACGGATTCCTGTCCGAGGACGCGGCCTTCGCCGAAGCCGTGGAGGCAGCCGGTTTGGTCTTTGTGGGGCCCACCCCGGAACAGCTCCGGATCTTCGGCACCAAGCACACCGCCCGTGATGCCGCCCAACGCGCCGGCGTTCCCATGATCGCGGGATCCGGCCTCTTGGAGGACCTGGACGAAGCCGTCGCAGCAGCGGAGATCATCGGCTACCCACTCATGCTCAAGGCAACCGGGGGTGGCGGTGGCATCGGCATGGCCGTCTGCCGCGACGAAGCCGAACTCCGCGACAACTACTCCCGGGTTGCGCGCCTGGCCAGCTCCAGCTTTGGAACGGCGGGCGTCTTCGCTGAACGCTACATCGAACACGCCCGCCACGTGGAAGTCCAGGTGTTCGGCGACGGTGCGGGCCGCGTGGTGAGCCTTGGAGACCGTGACTGCTCGCTGCAGCGCCGACACCAGAAAGTACTTGAGGAGGCACCCGCACCTGATCTCCCCGAGGCTTTGCGGGAGGAACTGCACCGCAGCTCCCGCGCGCTCTGCGCATCCGTGGGCTACCGCTCCGCGGGGACAGTGGAGTTCGTCTACGACCCCGTCCGCCAGGAGGCATCTTTCCTGGAAGTCAACGCCCGGCTGCAGGTGGAGCACCCCGTCACGGAAGCCATCACCGGCGTTGACTTGGTGGAGTGGATGCTGAACCTTGCCCGGAATGAGCCGGTGCTTGATGGCGTGCCGGACAGTGTGCCCGTTGCAGGTCATGCCGTGGAAGCCCGTATCTACGCAGAAGACCCGGCCCGCAACTTCCAGCCCAGCGCCGGAACGGTCACCAACGCGCAGTACCCGGCCTCCGACGTCGTGCGCATTGACGCCTGGGTGGAGACCGGCAGCGAAGTCTCCACCAGTTACGATCCCCTGCTGGGCAAGGTCATCACGTCCGGTTCAACCCGCGACGCCGCCTTCGACGCACTGGCTGCCGCGTTGGCGGAAACCCGCATTGATGGCATCGAGACCAACCTGGGCATGCTGCGTGCCGTGGCCGGGATGGATGTGGTCCGTGCCGCGCAGCATTCCACCGGAACCCTGAACACCGTGGGCGATCCGGAACCGCGGATCACCGTTGAACGGCCGGGCCTCCAGACCAGCGTGCAGGATTGGCCGGGCAGGACCGGGCTCTGGCAGATCGGAGTGCCGCCGAGTGGACCCATGGATGATTTGTCGTTCCGGCTGGGCAACACCGCGCTGGGCAATCCGGAGGGGGCATCTGGCCTGGAATTCACCATGGCCGGCCCTGCGCTCCGTTTCACTCACGCCACCACCGTGTGCGTCACCGGCGCGGACGTCACGGTAACAGTCGACGGCAAGCCAGCCGCTGCGTGGGAGCCCATCACTGTCCCGGAGAACGGCCTCCTGGACGTCGGATCAGCCGACGGATCCGGGCTGAGGGGATACATCCTGTTCGAAGGTGGGCTTGATGTTCCCCGGTATCTGGGCAGCGCATCAACCTTCACTTTGGGCCAGTTCGGCGGCCATGGCGGCCGCGTCCTGCGGGCCGGCGATGTGCTCCGCACCGTCACCGGGCACCTCCCCGAGACCGTTCCCGGCCCGGTTCCCGTGGAGAGCCGCCCGGCCCTCACCACGGAATGGGAGCTGAAGGTAGTGGAGGGGCCACACGGTGCACCGGAATTCTTCCAACGCGAAGACATCGAGGAGCTGTACGCCGCCGAATACGAGGTCCACTTCAACTCCGCCCGAACCGGCGTCCGCCTGATCGGCCCCAAACCGCGCTGGGCACGCAATGACGGCGGAGAGGCCGGACTTCACCCCTCCAACATCCACGACACCGCCTATTCGGTAGGTGCCTTGGACTTCACCGGCGACACCCCCATTCTCCTGGGCCCTGATGGTCCCAGCCTGGGCGGTTTCGTCTGCCCCGTCACCGTAGTAACCGGCGAGCGCTGGAAGCTGGGCCAACTCCGTCCGGGCGATAAGGTCCGCTTTGTGCCCATCCGCTCGGCTGAGGCGCCTTCCATTAACGAACTTGGCGCTGCGAGGCAGCTGATTCTGCCGGGTAGCTCCGGTTTCACCATGGGCACCGGCTCGGCTTCCGGCGCCGCATCAGGCATGGCATCAGGCACGGCCGAGTTGCTCCGCGGAGACGGCGACGACGGCGTGCTGGGCCGGGTGCCCGAAGGCGACGGACGGCCTGCTGTCACCTACCGCCGCTCCGGTGACGACAACCTTTTGGTGGAGTACGGAGACATGGTGCTGGATCTTGGCCTCCGCGCCCGTGTCCACGCCCTGCACCAGGAACTCGAGCGTCTCGCAGTCCGGGGCATCGTGGATCTGACGCCAGGTATCCGTTCCCTGCAGATCAAAGCCGATCCCTCCGTCCTTCCCACGTCAAAGCTGTTGGGCCTGGTGCAGGAAATAGAGGCCGCACTCCCTGCAAGCTCGGAGCTGGTGGTGCCCAGCCGCAGCGTTCGCCTGCCCTTGTCCTGGGACGATCCCGCTACCCGTGAGGCAATCGAGCGCTACATGGCCGGTGTCCGCGACGACGCCCCGTGGTGCCCGTGGAACATCGAGTTCATCCGGCGCATCAACGGTTTGGACTCCGTCAACGATGTCTTCGATACCGTGTTCAACGCGGAGTACCTCGTCCTGGGACTGGGTGATGTGTACCTAGGAGCACCGGTGGCAACACCGTTGGATCCGCGGCACAGGCTGGTGACCACCAAGTACAACCCTGCCCGCACTTGGACGCCGGAGAACGCCGTGGGCATCGGCGGAGCCTACATGTGCATTTACGGCATGGAAGGTCCCGGTGGATACCAGTTCGTGGGACGTACCACCCAGGTTTGGTCGCGCTACGCGGATTCGGCGCCGTTTGAGCCGGGTTCGCCTTGGCTGCTCCGGTTCTTCGACCGTATTTCCTGGTACCCCGTCAGTCCCGAGGAACTGTTGGACCTCCGCGCCGACATGGCTGCTGGCCGTGGCCGTGGTGTGGAGATCCAGGACGGCACGTTCTCACTTGCAGAACATGAGGAATTCCTGGAACGCAACAGCGTCTCCATCGCGGAATTCCGCGAGACCCAGTCGGCGGCTTTCGCCGTGGAGCGCCAGGCCTGGGAAGACGCCGGCGAGTTCGATCGTGCCGAGCAGGCCGTTTCGCTGGCCCCGCCGGCCGACGACGTTGTTGTTCCCGACGGCGGCACCCTGGTGACGTCGCCGTTCGCGGCAAGCGTCTGGAAAGTGGACGTGGAACCCGGAGACCTGGTGGTGGCCGGCCAATCGCTGGTTTCCCTTGAGGCGATGAAGATGGAGACGGTCATCCAGGCTCCGGTGGATGGTCTGGTCCAACAGGTCCTGCCCGCTGCCGGTGCTCAAGTGGTGGCTGGTGAGGCGCTGGTGGTCCTGGAACCAGTGGACGTCCGGGAACCCGCACTCGTCTTGGAGGGAAGCGCATCATGA
- a CDS encoding amino acid permease gives MTSTLSTATHRTDDADLTALGYEPTLHRKLGRYASFAAGFSFVSILTTIFQLFAFGYSFAGPAFFWTWPVVLVGQLLVALNFAELAARYPLSGAVYQWSRRMGGEVVGWFAGWFMSIAQVITAAAAAIALQVVLPQLWVGFQLVGGDPTLTSPTGAANAVILGAVLLVITTVINCLGVKLMSHVNSIGVTCEIVGVAAVILALFSAAQRGPGVVADVSVVTTSDLGAVGAFLVSGLMAAYVMVGFNSAGELSEETRNPRKTAPRTILSALIISGVGGGLMIIAALMAAPSLDDGRLATEGLPYVLTAVLGTFWGKVLLVDVAIAIFVCTLAIQTAGSRLVFSMARDGKLPASARLSKVHPKRGTPMWPSIAIGALAVGILAINIGNSALFTTLCSVCIVMVYLAYLMVTVPQLLSRFRGDWDQVGQTMPAGLFSLGRWGLPVNILAVLYGALMVINLSWPRPEVYDPSGEHGILLFSAPIMVGAVLLLGLWVRRNIRVRENKAAIAAESTNAA, from the coding sequence ATGACTTCAACCCTTTCGACGGCGACCCACCGCACCGACGATGCAGACCTGACAGCACTTGGCTACGAGCCCACGCTGCACCGCAAGCTGGGCCGCTACGCGTCGTTCGCCGCAGGTTTTTCGTTCGTCTCCATCCTCACCACCATCTTCCAGCTCTTCGCCTTCGGCTACTCCTTTGCCGGCCCGGCCTTCTTTTGGACGTGGCCCGTGGTCTTGGTCGGCCAACTTCTGGTAGCCCTGAACTTCGCTGAGCTCGCCGCCAGATACCCGTTGTCCGGTGCTGTCTACCAGTGGTCGCGCCGTATGGGCGGCGAAGTGGTGGGCTGGTTCGCCGGCTGGTTCATGTCCATCGCCCAGGTCATCACTGCTGCCGCAGCAGCCATTGCGCTCCAAGTGGTACTCCCCCAGCTGTGGGTCGGATTTCAGCTGGTGGGAGGCGACCCCACACTGACATCTCCCACGGGCGCAGCCAATGCAGTAATCCTCGGTGCCGTCCTCCTGGTGATCACCACCGTGATCAACTGCCTTGGCGTGAAGCTCATGTCCCATGTGAACTCCATCGGCGTCACCTGTGAGATTGTGGGCGTCGCCGCAGTAATCCTTGCCCTGTTCTCAGCGGCGCAGCGTGGCCCGGGTGTGGTAGCCGACGTCAGTGTGGTCACTACCTCGGACCTTGGTGCCGTGGGTGCCTTCCTGGTCTCCGGTTTGATGGCCGCGTATGTGATGGTCGGCTTCAACTCCGCCGGCGAACTCTCGGAGGAAACCAGGAACCCCCGCAAGACCGCACCGCGCACCATCCTCTCGGCGCTGATCATCTCAGGCGTTGGCGGCGGACTCATGATTATCGCGGCACTGATGGCAGCGCCAAGCCTCGACGACGGCAGGCTCGCCACCGAGGGACTCCCCTACGTGCTGACAGCCGTGTTGGGTACGTTCTGGGGCAAGGTGCTGCTGGTGGACGTGGCAATCGCCATCTTTGTCTGCACCCTGGCCATCCAAACGGCCGGTTCACGCCTGGTGTTCTCCATGGCCCGCGACGGCAAGCTGCCAGCCTCGGCCCGGCTCTCGAAGGTCCACCCCAAGCGCGGGACCCCCATGTGGCCTTCCATCGCGATCGGCGCCCTGGCTGTGGGCATCCTCGCCATCAACATCGGCAACTCCGCGCTCTTCACCACCCTCTGCAGCGTGTGCATCGTGATGGTGTACCTGGCGTACCTGATGGTCACTGTCCCGCAACTGCTCAGCCGCTTCCGGGGTGACTGGGACCAGGTGGGCCAGACCATGCCGGCCGGACTCTTCTCACTGGGCCGGTGGGGCTTGCCAGTCAACATCCTGGCCGTGCTCTACGGCGCCCTGATGGTCATCAACCTCTCCTGGCCCCGCCCCGAGGTGTACGACCCCTCCGGCGAACACGGGATCCTGCTCTTCTCCGCTCCCATCATGGTGGGCGCCGTCCTGCTCCTGGGCCTCTGGGTCCGCAGGAACATCCGGGTTCGGGAGAACAAGGCCGCAATCGCCGCGGAATCCACCAACGCCGCCTGA